A genomic window from Silene latifolia isolate original U9 population chromosome Y, ASM4854445v1, whole genome shotgun sequence includes:
- the LOC141631754 gene encoding uncharacterized protein LOC141631754, with protein MSMSIYRMLETLEHLFRDCGLSCRIWASSDLGIRVEGARDIPISDWITDWILYLRKREEGIHQVIQFVAIVWCLWTMRNMLKFQDLTLNPNVVMNLIFKVVREKVHILCKSLDSPQLRISGCTDGEILTRQESMDIRNGHPVCVVGNPAGCDVTRVKVDASWNQTMEAAVGWIAYDELGQELGRRQVHLRAESSLQAEALGVRDVVEWAKARHILHLDISSDCLQLISQLAKVATENHRIVGVLQDIRVSFSAFHFLVFNFIPRHLNGIAYSLAQQAMKM; from the coding sequence ATGTCAATGTCAATTTATAGAATGCTGGAAACCCTGGAGCACCTTTTTAGGGACTGTGGTCTCTCATGTAGAATATGGGCAAGTTCGGATCTAGGCATTCGGGTGGAAGGGGCAAGAGACATCCCTATTTCCGACTGGATTACGGACTGGATTCTCTATTTGCGCAAAAGGGAGGAAGGAATTCATCAGGTCATACAGTTTGTGGCTATCGTATGGTGTTTATGGACCATGCGGAACATGCTGAAATTCCAGGATCTGACCCTTAACCCGAATGTGGTCATGAATTTGATATTTAAAGTAGTTCGGGAGAAGGTACACATTCTTTGTAAATCACTGGATTCACCACAACTTCGGATTAGTGGGTGCACTGATGGGGAGATCTTGACACGGCAGGAGTCTATGGATATTCGAAATGGCCATCCGGTGTGTGTTGTTGGTAATCCGGCGGGATGTGATGTAACACGGGTGAAAGTGGATGCCAGTTGGAATCAGACCATGGAAGCAGCTGTAGGGTGGATTGCTTATGATGAACTGGGACAGGAGTTAGGAAGAAGACAGGTGCACTTAAGAGCAGAGTCGTCTTTACAAGCGGAAGCTTTGGGAGTACGTGATGTAGTGGAGTGGGCAAAAGCAAGACACATCCTTCACCTTGACATTTCATCAGATTGTCTACAGCTAATCAGTCAATTGGCAAAGGTTGCTACGGAAAATCACAGGATCGTAGGTGTCCTTCAAGATATTCGGGTGTCATTTAGTGCTTTTCATTTTTTAGTCTTTAACTTTATTCCAAGGCATCTGAATGGCATTGCGTATAGCCTAGCTCAGCAAGCCATGAAAATGTAA